A genomic window from Micromonospora violae includes:
- a CDS encoding ABC1 kinase family protein, whose product MTDIPRRAVSRTAKLAALPLGFAGRTVLGMGKRVTGLASDVISAEIQQRTAEQLFSVLGQLKGGAMKFGQALSVFEAALPEEIAAPYRQALTKLQEAAPPLPVASVHKVLTEQLGPDWRELFVEFNDVPAAAASIGQVHRARWREPGFDETGAPNSRDVAVKIQYPGAGDALLADLKQLSRLGGMFRAIQPGLDVKPLLTELRERITEELDYELEAESQRAFAAAYADDPEIYIPQVVDASPRVLVTEWVTGTPLADIIREGTEEERDEAGRLMATLHLSAPQRAGLLHADPHPGNFRLLPDGRLGVIDFGAVARMPEGTPEPIGRIAATALRGDADEVVAGLRSEGFIGSADEIDAEGVLDFIRPMLEPIAADGFRFTRAWLRAEAGRLASPRSPTYQLSRQLNLPPSYLLIHRVTLGSIGVLCQLEAKAPYRSILERWLPGFAPVA is encoded by the coding sequence GTGACCGACATCCCGCGCCGCGCCGTGTCCCGCACCGCCAAGCTCGCCGCCCTGCCGCTCGGCTTCGCCGGCCGGACCGTTCTCGGGATGGGAAAGCGCGTCACCGGGCTCGCTTCCGACGTGATCTCCGCGGAGATTCAGCAGCGCACCGCCGAACAGCTGTTCAGCGTCCTGGGCCAGCTCAAGGGCGGGGCGATGAAGTTCGGCCAGGCGCTGTCGGTCTTCGAGGCGGCGTTGCCGGAGGAGATCGCCGCGCCGTACCGGCAGGCGCTGACGAAGTTGCAGGAGGCGGCGCCACCGCTGCCGGTCGCCAGCGTGCACAAGGTGCTGACCGAGCAGCTCGGCCCCGACTGGCGGGAGCTGTTCGTCGAGTTCAACGACGTCCCGGCCGCCGCCGCGAGCATCGGCCAGGTGCACCGGGCGCGCTGGCGCGAGCCGGGGTTCGACGAGACGGGCGCACCGAACAGCCGGGACGTCGCGGTCAAGATCCAATATCCGGGGGCCGGTGACGCGCTGCTCGCCGACCTCAAGCAGCTCTCCCGACTGGGCGGGATGTTCCGGGCCATCCAGCCCGGTCTGGACGTCAAGCCGCTCCTGACCGAGTTGCGCGAACGGATCACCGAGGAGTTGGACTACGAGTTGGAGGCCGAGTCGCAGCGCGCGTTCGCGGCCGCGTACGCCGACGACCCGGAGATCTACATCCCGCAGGTGGTTGATGCGTCGCCCCGGGTGCTGGTCACCGAGTGGGTGACGGGCACCCCGCTGGCCGACATCATTCGCGAGGGCACCGAGGAGGAGCGGGACGAGGCGGGCCGGTTGATGGCCACCCTGCACCTCTCCGCGCCGCAGCGCGCTGGGCTGCTGCACGCCGACCCGCACCCGGGCAACTTCCGACTGCTGCCCGACGGTCGGCTCGGGGTGATCGACTTCGGTGCGGTGGCCCGGATGCCGGAGGGCACTCCGGAGCCGATCGGTCGGATCGCCGCGACAGCTCTGCGCGGCGACGCCGACGAGGTCGTGGCGGGGCTGCGGTCGGAGGGGTTCATCGGCTCGGCCGACGAGATCGACGCCGAGGGGGTGCTCGACTTCATCCGCCCCATGCTGGAGCCGATCGCGGCGGACGGCTTCCGGTTCACCCGCGCCTGGCTCCGGGCGGAGGCGGGTCGACTGGCCAGCCCTCGCTCTCCCACGTACCAGCTGAGCAGGCAGCTCAACCTGCCACCGTCGTACCTGCTGATCCACCGGGTGACGCTCGGGTCGATCGGGGTGCTCTGCCAGTTGGAGGCGAAGGCCCCCTACCGGAGCATCCTGGAACGCTGGCTGCCCGGCTTCGCCCCGGTCGCCTGA
- a CDS encoding DUF5679 domain-containing protein, whose protein sequence is MADQAQTTYNGYCVKCKEKRDFEGHVEVSKTGMNMAKGKCPVCGTTVNRILGKAKV, encoded by the coding sequence GTGGCCGACCAGGCCCAGACGACCTACAACGGTTACTGCGTGAAGTGCAAGGAGAAGCGGGACTTCGAGGGGCACGTCGAGGTCTCGAAGACCGGGATGAACATGGCCAAGGGCAAGTGTCCGGTATGCGGAACAACAGTGAACCGCATCCTGGGCAAGGCCAAGGTCTGA
- a CDS encoding M48 family metallopeptidase: MAGTRKPVVEVRRSQRRRRTVSAYRDGERVVVLIPDQFSRAEESEWVDRMLARLAAREGRLARSDDELVARANRLIDLYLTEYATKAVPASVRWVTNQNGRWGSCTPADRSIRISHRVQEMPEWVIDYVLLHELTHLIVPSHNARFWALVGRYPKSERARGYLEGVAAASCAPLPT, translated from the coding sequence ATGGCGGGGACGCGTAAGCCGGTCGTCGAGGTGCGGCGCAGTCAGCGCCGACGACGTACGGTGTCCGCGTACCGTGACGGTGAGCGAGTGGTCGTCCTCATCCCCGACCAGTTCTCCCGCGCCGAGGAGAGCGAGTGGGTTGACCGGATGCTCGCGCGACTCGCCGCCCGCGAGGGGCGCCTTGCCCGCTCCGACGACGAACTGGTGGCCCGCGCCAACCGGCTCATCGACCTCTACCTCACCGAGTACGCCACGAAGGCGGTGCCGGCCAGCGTCCGATGGGTCACCAACCAGAACGGCCGGTGGGGCTCCTGCACCCCGGCGGACCGCAGCATCCGCATCTCGCACCGCGTCCAGGAGATGCCCGAATGGGTGATCGACTACGTGCTGCTCCACGAGTTGACGCACCTCATCGTGCCCAGCCACAACGCCCGGTTCTGGGCGTTGGTCGGTCGCTACCCCAAGTCGGAACGCGCCCGCGGCTACCTCGAAGGGGTCGCCGCCGCCTCCTGCGCACCGCTCCCCACCTGA
- a CDS encoding MFS transporter, translated as MRTILRRPDFRLLFGGLLASMTAESILLLALAIWVKDLTGSNGLAGATIFAVIAPMTLAPLVGWVVDRYPRRPFFVAANVVTAVLLAPLFSVRDAGDVWVVYLVAALYGLSSITLGAALSGLIRELVPVELLADANGVLQTVRQGIRLVGPLVGAALYAALGGWALAGIGMVGFLTAAAVVTALPTPQQVPPAVRLRWPTELGAGLRHLAGEPALRRALLGYGLGSLVMGFSESLIFAYVDQGLNRDAAFVGVLVTVQGVGGLLGGLCSPTLVRRLGEVGTLAAGVAFFSPAALALAYPDLRLGFAAVLLAGVSLPLTMVGLHTLIQRLTPPPLVGRVAAATQAVVSGPQAFSIGAGALLVGFLDYRLLFALVGVATLAAGSYLWRGRHLSAPTGARPPTPPTRPTLPAPRRPVEDAERPGLPAHRPSSR; from the coding sequence ATGCGCACGATCCTGCGCCGACCCGACTTCCGTCTGCTCTTCGGCGGCCTACTGGCCAGCATGACCGCCGAGTCGATCCTGCTGCTCGCACTCGCGATCTGGGTCAAGGATCTGACTGGTTCGAACGGGTTGGCCGGCGCCACGATCTTCGCGGTCATCGCGCCGATGACGCTGGCACCGCTGGTCGGCTGGGTCGTCGACCGTTACCCGCGCCGGCCGTTCTTCGTGGCCGCGAACGTGGTGACGGCGGTCCTGCTCGCCCCGTTGTTCAGCGTCCGCGACGCGGGCGACGTCTGGGTCGTCTATCTGGTGGCCGCCCTGTACGGGCTCTCGTCCATCACGCTCGGCGCGGCGCTCAGCGGGCTCATCCGCGAGTTGGTGCCGGTCGAGCTGCTCGCCGACGCGAACGGCGTGCTCCAGACCGTACGCCAGGGAATTCGACTGGTCGGCCCGCTGGTGGGTGCGGCGCTGTACGCGGCACTCGGCGGGTGGGCGCTGGCCGGGATCGGCATGGTCGGATTTCTGACCGCGGCGGCGGTGGTTACCGCGCTGCCCACCCCGCAACAGGTGCCGCCGGCCGTACGGCTGCGGTGGCCGACCGAACTGGGTGCCGGCCTGCGGCACCTGGCCGGCGAACCGGCCCTGCGGCGGGCCCTGCTCGGCTACGGGCTCGGGTCACTGGTGATGGGCTTCAGTGAGTCGCTCATCTTCGCCTACGTCGACCAGGGGCTGAACCGGGACGCCGCGTTCGTGGGCGTGCTGGTCACCGTGCAGGGCGTGGGTGGGTTGCTCGGTGGGCTCTGCTCACCGACGCTGGTCCGCCGGCTCGGTGAGGTCGGCACGCTGGCCGCCGGGGTCGCCTTCTTCTCGCCGGCCGCGCTCGCCCTCGCGTACCCCGATCTGCGGCTGGGGTTCGCGGCGGTGCTGCTGGCCGGCGTCTCGCTCCCGCTGACGATGGTGGGGTTGCACACGCTGATCCAGCGGCTGACCCCGCCCCCGCTGGTCGGCCGGGTCGCCGCCGCCACCCAGGCGGTGGTCAGCGGGCCGCAGGCGTTCTCCATCGGGGCGGGTGCCCTGCTGGTCGGGTTCCTGGACTACCGGTTGCTGTTCGCGCTGGTCGGGGTGGCCACCCTGGCCGCCGGCAGCTACCTGTGGCGGGGCCGGCACCTGAGCGCGCCGACCGGGGCCCGGCCGCCGACGCCGCCCACCCGCCCGACCCTCCCGGCGCCCCGCCGACCGGTCGAGGACGCCGAGCGACCCGGGCTTCCGGCCCACCGACCGTCGTCGCGGTGA
- a CDS encoding zinc-dependent metalloprotease, whose product MPDIPFGFALPGGQPPDPNDPAQMQQFMSQLQHLLSAPGSGPVNWDLARQVAASQLAAAGDPAVSMYERNAVEEALRLADLWLEPASAWPSGIQNPVAWNRNEWIFKTLDVWRKLCDPVASRMVGAMGDLVPPEARAQLGPMQSMVASLGGALFGGQLGQALGSLAAEVLSAGDIGLPLGPAGTAALIPANIRAYGEGLELPEDEVRLYVALREAAHQRLFQHVPWLRGHVLSAVEMYASGIRVNREAIEEAMGRVDPTDPESMQAIALEGIFTPEDTPAQKASLARLETALALVEGWVCHVVDSAASDRLPNVVRLGEAFRRRRAAGGPAEQTFAALVGLELRPRRLREAAALWAALSEHRGIEGRDAVWGHPDLLPSDDDFADPVAFAMNDMDLSELDSFDFTAPGGVEEKAPGEPGQSGQSGEADGEGDARS is encoded by the coding sequence GTGCCTGATATTCCGTTCGGTTTCGCGCTCCCGGGTGGGCAGCCACCAGACCCCAACGATCCCGCGCAGATGCAGCAGTTCATGTCGCAGTTGCAGCACCTGCTCTCCGCGCCGGGCAGCGGGCCGGTCAACTGGGACCTGGCCCGGCAGGTAGCCGCCAGCCAACTCGCGGCCGCCGGTGACCCGGCGGTGTCGATGTACGAACGCAACGCGGTCGAAGAGGCGCTGCGCCTGGCCGACCTGTGGTTGGAGCCCGCCTCGGCGTGGCCGTCCGGCATCCAGAACCCGGTTGCCTGGAACCGCAACGAGTGGATCTTCAAGACGCTGGACGTGTGGCGCAAGCTGTGCGACCCGGTCGCCAGCCGGATGGTCGGCGCGATGGGCGACCTGGTGCCACCGGAGGCCCGCGCCCAGCTCGGCCCGATGCAGTCGATGGTGGCCTCCCTCGGTGGTGCGCTCTTCGGCGGCCAACTGGGCCAGGCCCTCGGTTCGCTCGCCGCGGAGGTGCTCTCCGCCGGCGACATCGGGCTCCCGCTCGGCCCGGCCGGCACCGCCGCGCTGATCCCGGCCAACATCCGGGCGTACGGCGAGGGCCTGGAGCTGCCCGAGGACGAGGTCCGCCTCTACGTGGCGCTGCGCGAGGCCGCCCACCAGCGGCTGTTCCAACACGTCCCGTGGCTGCGTGGGCACGTGCTCAGCGCGGTCGAGATGTACGCCTCGGGCATCCGGGTCAACCGGGAGGCGATCGAGGAGGCGATGGGCCGGGTCGACCCGACCGACCCCGAGTCGATGCAGGCGATCGCACTGGAGGGCATCTTCACGCCGGAGGACACCCCGGCGCAGAAGGCCTCCCTGGCCCGGCTGGAGACCGCGCTCGCCCTGGTCGAAGGCTGGGTGTGCCACGTCGTGGACAGCGCCGCCAGCGACCGGCTGCCCAACGTCGTCCGGCTGGGCGAGGCGTTCCGCCGTCGCCGGGCCGCCGGCGGTCCCGCCGAGCAGACCTTCGCCGCGCTGGTCGGCCTGGAACTGCGCCCCCGCAGACTGCGCGAGGCCGCTGCGCTCTGGGCCGCGCTCAGCGAGCACCGTGGCATCGAGGGCCGCGACGCGGTCTGGGGCCACCCGGACCTGCTCCCGTCCGACGACGACTTCGCCGACCCGGTCGCCTTCGCGATGAACGACATGGACCTCAGCGAGCTGGACAGCTTCGACTTCACCGCCCCCGGCGGGGTGGAGGAGAAGGCCCCCGGCGAGCCCGGTCAGTCGGGTCAGTCGGGCGAGGCCGACGGCGAGGGCGACGCCAGGTCCTGA
- a CDS encoding YlbL family protein, with translation MRRRGLTVLLGALFTALLSIGVLRVPIPYVVLGPGPTVNTLGTADGKEVIQVTGRETSTSAGQLRLTTVGVQPTVRLRGAIAGWFSDDEAVVPRELVYPPGESTEQVEQRNAEDFKASQTSAETAALRKLGFPVQVVIKTVAGDGPAVGALKAGDLITSVDGQPVPVAAKVTELVRAKPAGTALTIGYTRDGVPATATVTSQERDGRPRIGVEIDQQQPHPFTLGIDLGDIGGPSAGLMFALGIVDKLTPADLTGGQVIAGTGTIDDEGVVGPIGGIAQKLVGAKRAGAKVFLVPADNCAEAVRNPQPDLPLLRVGSLDEAMTALETLRAGGQPTRC, from the coding sequence ATGAGACGTCGCGGCCTGACGGTCCTGCTCGGTGCCCTGTTCACCGCCCTGCTGAGCATCGGGGTGCTCCGGGTGCCGATTCCGTACGTGGTGCTGGGCCCTGGTCCGACGGTCAACACCCTCGGTACGGCCGACGGTAAGGAGGTCATCCAGGTCACCGGTCGGGAGACCTCGACCTCGGCCGGTCAGCTGCGGTTGACCACGGTGGGGGTGCAGCCCACGGTGCGGTTGCGAGGAGCGATCGCGGGCTGGTTCTCCGACGACGAGGCGGTGGTGCCGCGCGAACTGGTCTACCCGCCGGGGGAGTCGACGGAGCAGGTCGAGCAGCGCAATGCCGAGGACTTCAAGGCGTCGCAGACCAGCGCGGAGACCGCCGCGCTGCGGAAGTTGGGCTTTCCGGTGCAGGTGGTGATCAAGACGGTGGCCGGGGACGGCCCGGCGGTCGGGGCGCTGAAGGCCGGTGATCTGATCACCTCGGTCGACGGCCAGCCGGTGCCGGTGGCCGCGAAGGTCACCGAGCTGGTGCGGGCCAAGCCCGCCGGCACGGCGTTGACCATCGGCTACACCCGCGACGGCGTGCCGGCCACCGCGACGGTGACCAGTCAGGAGCGCGACGGCCGGCCGCGGATCGGTGTCGAGATCGACCAGCAGCAGCCGCACCCGTTCACGCTCGGCATCGACCTGGGGGACATCGGTGGGCCGAGCGCCGGTCTGATGTTCGCCCTGGGGATCGTGGACAAGTTGACGCCGGCGGACCTCACCGGCGGCCAGGTCATCGCCGGCACCGGCACGATCGACGACGAGGGCGTCGTCGGCCCGATCGGCGGGATCGCCCAGAAGCTGGTCGGCGCCAAGCGCGCCGGGGCGAAGGTCTTCCTGGTCCCGGCGGACAACTGCGCCGAGGCGGTCCGCAATCCGCAGCCCGACCTGCCGCTGTTGCGGGTGGGTTCGTTGGACGAGGCGATGACCGCTCTGGAGACGTTGCGCGCGGGCGGTCAGCCGACTCGTTGCTGA
- a CDS encoding mycoredoxin, with protein sequence MLTMYSTPWCGYCHRLKSQLDREGIGYEVVDIEQDPKAADFVMSVNGGNQTVPTLRFADGSALTNPSITQVKQHLESLNA encoded by the coding sequence ATGCTGACGATGTATTCCACCCCCTGGTGCGGCTACTGCCACCGGCTGAAGTCGCAGCTCGACCGGGAAGGCATCGGGTACGAGGTGGTCGACATCGAGCAGGACCCGAAGGCCGCGGACTTCGTGATGAGTGTCAACGGCGGCAACCAGACGGTGCCGACGCTGCGCTTCGCCGACGGCAGCGCCCTGACGAATCCCTCGATCACCCAGGTCAAGCAGCACCTGGAGAGCCTGAACGCCTGA
- a CDS encoding ATP-dependent DNA helicase UvrD2 yields MVVHSASEQVLAGLDPEQRSAVTAPAGPVCILAGAGTGKTRAITSRIAHRALSGEISPRHVLAVTFTARAAAEMRHRLTVLGAHGVQARTFHAAALRQVRYFAPRLLAGRAMPELLDSKVRLVTLAAARVGLRTDRAAARDLAGEIEWAKSSLVEPTDYVVAAARALRDTPHEPAKVADVFTAYEQLKRANGVIDFEDMLRAAVWGIEEHPDVGEQVRGQYRHFVVDEYQDVNPLQQRLLDAWLGGRDDLTVVGDASQTIYSFTGATSAYLVDFPRRHRRATVVRLVRDYRSTPQVVGLANAVISQARGTEARLRLELSGQRPPGPEPDLRIFTDEPAEANAVAARCRTLIDAGTPAKEIAVLFRVNAQSEAYEKALTEAGVPYVVQGAERFFERAEVRQAMVALRGATRSIPGETPLPAAVVEALTAVGWAPDAPPAGGAARERWEALSALVQLAEEYAATPEVVPIGEAASVERPVTLSDFTEELARRAAQQHVPTVDGVTLASLHSAKGLEWDAVFLVGLAEGTLPTTYAKTVEQVEEERRLLYVGITRAREWLWLSYAAARSPGGRARRPSRFLPQLDRSGGTERATGGTGPTRRPERRRTQIVSCRICGATLLAGPDRKLGRCPTCPSDIDDELHERLREWRQRVAGAQKVPAYVVFTDATLIALAERRPARSEELIAIAGIGPRKLGLYGESVLALVAGAGVDDVCPEKTFEISS; encoded by the coding sequence GTGGTGGTTCACTCAGCGTCGGAACAGGTGCTCGCCGGGCTGGACCCGGAGCAACGCTCCGCCGTGACCGCACCTGCCGGCCCAGTCTGCATCCTGGCCGGCGCCGGCACCGGAAAGACCCGGGCGATCACCTCCCGAATCGCCCACCGGGCGCTCTCCGGGGAGATCTCCCCCCGACACGTGCTCGCGGTCACCTTCACCGCCCGCGCCGCCGCCGAGATGCGACACCGTCTCACCGTGCTCGGGGCGCACGGTGTCCAGGCGCGGACCTTCCACGCCGCCGCGCTGCGCCAGGTGCGGTACTTCGCGCCCCGGTTGCTGGCCGGCCGCGCCATGCCCGAACTGCTGGACAGCAAGGTGCGCCTGGTCACCCTCGCCGCTGCCCGGGTCGGCCTGCGGACCGACCGGGCCGCCGCCCGCGACCTGGCCGGTGAGATCGAGTGGGCGAAGTCGTCGCTGGTCGAGCCGACGGACTACGTGGTGGCCGCCGCCCGGGCCCTGCGCGACACACCCCACGAGCCGGCGAAGGTCGCCGACGTGTTCACCGCGTACGAGCAGCTCAAGCGCGCGAACGGTGTGATCGACTTCGAGGACATGCTGCGGGCCGCGGTGTGGGGCATCGAGGAGCACCCGGACGTCGGTGAGCAGGTCCGTGGCCAGTACCGGCACTTCGTGGTCGACGAGTACCAGGACGTCAACCCGCTCCAGCAGCGGTTGCTGGACGCCTGGCTGGGCGGCCGGGACGACCTGACCGTGGTCGGCGACGCCAGCCAGACGATCTACTCGTTCACCGGGGCGACCTCCGCGTACCTGGTCGACTTCCCCCGCCGACACCGCCGCGCCACCGTGGTCCGGCTGGTCCGTGACTACCGCTCCACGCCGCAGGTGGTCGGGCTGGCCAACGCGGTGATCTCCCAGGCCCGGGGCACCGAGGCGCGCCTGCGACTGGAGTTGAGCGGGCAGCGCCCACCCGGCCCCGAGCCGGACCTGCGGATCTTCACCGACGAGCCGGCGGAGGCGAACGCGGTGGCCGCCCGCTGCCGGACACTGATCGACGCGGGCACCCCGGCGAAGGAGATCGCCGTGCTGTTCCGGGTCAACGCGCAGTCCGAGGCGTACGAGAAGGCGCTCACCGAGGCCGGCGTGCCGTACGTCGTGCAGGGCGCGGAGCGGTTCTTCGAACGGGCCGAGGTGCGCCAGGCGATGGTCGCGCTACGCGGTGCCACCCGGTCGATCCCCGGCGAGACACCGCTGCCGGCCGCCGTCGTCGAGGCGCTCACCGCCGTCGGTTGGGCCCCGGACGCGCCCCCGGCCGGTGGCGCCGCCCGCGAGCGGTGGGAAGCGCTGTCCGCGCTGGTCCAGCTCGCCGAGGAGTACGCGGCCACCCCCGAGGTCGTGCCGATCGGCGAGGCCGCCTCGGTGGAGCGCCCGGTCACCCTCTCCGACTTCACCGAGGAGTTGGCACGCCGGGCCGCCCAGCAGCATGTGCCGACGGTGGACGGCGTGACACTGGCGTCCCTGCACTCGGCCAAGGGGCTGGAGTGGGACGCGGTCTTCCTGGTCGGCCTCGCCGAGGGCACCCTGCCCACCACGTACGCCAAGACCGTCGAGCAGGTCGAGGAGGAGCGTCGGCTGCTCTACGTCGGGATCACCCGGGCCCGGGAGTGGCTCTGGCTGTCGTACGCCGCCGCGCGCTCGCCGGGCGGACGGGCCCGGCGGCCGTCGCGGTTCCTTCCCCAACTGGACCGTTCCGGCGGCACTGAACGGGCGACCGGCGGCACCGGTCCGACCCGCCGTCCCGAGCGGCGGCGAACCCAGATCGTCTCCTGTCGGATCTGCGGCGCCACCCTGCTCGCCGGCCCGGACCGCAAGCTCGGACGCTGCCCCACCTGCCCGTCCGACATCGACGATGAGCTGCACGAACGGCTGCGCGAGTGGCGGCAGCGGGTGGCCGGTGCGCAGAAGGTCCCGGCGTACGTGGTCTTCACCGACGCGACCCTGATCGCGTTGGCTGAGCGGCGACCGGCCCGGTCCGAGGAGCTGATCGCCATCGCCGGTATCGGCCCCCGCAAGCTGGGCCTCTACGGGGAGTCCGTGCTGGCCCTCGTGGCCGGTGCCGGGGTGGACGACGTCTGCCCGGAGAAAACTTTCGAAATCTCGTCGTAA
- a CDS encoding TOMM precursor leader peptide-binding protein codes for MSRTVLPRPTLLPGLNRLWRDRHTLQLGVGPGPAVLLELANPRAAQLLDLLDGTRSERTVLAQAATAQVSADDARTLLDTLRAAGLLVPAHSLLPRDLTGPARARLAAEAGALALAAARLTGTPAQVLRRRRAARVLLTGAGALGGPLTVALAQSGVGQVVPQLTGTVRPVDLIGTGIPATELGRPLAPAVRAAVNRVAPGTGTHPSRAGRIDLVIQLGTDRPPALLAAGLAQRRQPHLLVTLREGVPVIGPLVRPPAGPCLHCVELHRADRDPDWPRLAAQLAAAEPVAAGTTGTLLAACGYALTEALTHLDGGQPETLGGAMEITGAGRFRRRGWPPHPACGCSPGRVSAPARPQSSSGALRSVTMTE; via the coding sequence ATGAGCCGTACCGTCCTGCCCCGCCCCACCCTGCTGCCCGGCCTCAACCGGCTCTGGCGGGACCGGCACACCCTCCAGCTCGGCGTCGGCCCCGGGCCGGCCGTCCTCCTGGAGTTGGCCAACCCGCGCGCCGCCCAGCTGCTCGACCTGCTCGACGGCACCCGCAGCGAGCGCACCGTGCTGGCCCAGGCGGCGACCGCCCAGGTCAGCGCCGACGACGCGCGTACCCTGCTCGACACCCTGCGGGCCGCCGGCCTGTTGGTGCCCGCGCACAGCCTGCTCCCCCGCGACCTGACCGGCCCGGCCCGTGCCCGGCTCGCGGCGGAGGCCGGCGCGCTGGCCCTGGCCGCCGCTCGCCTGACCGGCACCCCGGCGCAGGTCCTGCGTCGCCGCAGGGCGGCCCGCGTCCTGCTCACCGGCGCCGGGGCGCTCGGCGGGCCGCTGACGGTGGCGTTGGCCCAGTCCGGCGTGGGCCAGGTCGTTCCCCAGCTCACCGGTACGGTGCGCCCCGTCGACCTGATCGGCACGGGCATTCCCGCCACCGAACTGGGTCGCCCGCTGGCGCCGGCAGTGCGGGCTGCGGTCAACCGCGTCGCACCGGGCACCGGCACCCACCCGAGCCGCGCCGGGCGGATCGACCTGGTGATCCAGCTCGGCACGGACCGGCCTCCCGCGCTGCTCGCCGCCGGTCTCGCCCAGCGCCGGCAGCCGCACCTGCTGGTCACGCTGCGCGAGGGCGTACCGGTGATCGGGCCGTTGGTTCGCCCGCCCGCCGGGCCCTGTCTGCACTGCGTCGAGCTGCACCGGGCCGACCGCGACCCGGACTGGCCGCGGCTCGCCGCTCAACTCGCCGCCGCCGAGCCGGTGGCCGCCGGTACGACCGGCACGCTGCTCGCCGCCTGCGGGTACGCGCTGACCGAAGCCCTGACGCACCTGGACGGCGGACAGCCGGAGACGCTGGGCGGTGCCATGGAGATCACCGGTGCCGGCCGTTTCCGTCGTCGGGGATGGCCGCCACACCCGGCATGTGGGTGCTCGCCGGGGCGAGTGTCCGCACCAGCCCGGCCGCAGAGCAGCAGCGGAGCCCTTCGGTCGGTAACAATGACCGAGTGA
- a CDS encoding helix-turn-helix domain-containing protein, whose protein sequence is MPPAAPSPILRRRRLGIELRRLREAAGLTGDQVIERIGWASASKLSRLENGRSRPDPQDVSDLLDLYGADQALHDELLGITNEAGDMRGWLKNFPVMTQQQRGWAELEAGCAEISEYNPVLVPGLLQTPGYAQLRIVSARQVSAGAGEPEPGDEPETEVQARLARQSLLTREPHAPRYTAVLEEAALGRRAGPPEVLHEQLLQLCELALLPNVALHVLLRDTQIGDWYLPPTAFSVYRFADPLDPETLAIEGGFTDVMSTEAITLNRYKVVFEWLCTAALSASDTLSWLIEATGRLTEATPPSTVAFGPATAPPQRRRESGRLTDR, encoded by the coding sequence GTGCCTCCTGCCGCACCCAGCCCGATCCTGCGTCGTCGCCGGTTGGGCATCGAACTGCGCCGCCTGCGTGAGGCCGCGGGCCTCACCGGCGATCAGGTCATCGAGCGTATCGGTTGGGCCTCCGCGTCCAAACTGTCCCGCTTGGAGAACGGCCGCAGCCGACCGGACCCGCAGGACGTCAGCGACCTGCTCGACCTCTACGGCGCCGACCAGGCGCTGCACGACGAACTGCTGGGCATCACCAACGAGGCCGGCGACATGCGCGGCTGGTTGAAGAACTTTCCGGTGATGACGCAGCAACAGCGCGGCTGGGCCGAGTTGGAGGCCGGCTGCGCGGAGATCTCCGAGTACAACCCGGTGCTGGTGCCGGGGCTGTTGCAGACCCCCGGGTACGCCCAGCTCCGGATCGTGTCGGCCCGGCAGGTGAGCGCCGGCGCGGGTGAGCCGGAGCCCGGCGACGAGCCGGAGACCGAGGTGCAGGCGCGGCTGGCCCGCCAGTCGCTGTTGACCCGGGAGCCGCACGCTCCCCGCTACACCGCGGTGTTGGAGGAGGCGGCCCTCGGCCGCCGGGCTGGGCCGCCGGAGGTGTTGCACGAGCAGTTGCTTCAGCTCTGCGAGTTGGCGCTGCTGCCCAACGTGGCCCTGCACGTGCTGCTCCGGGACACCCAGATCGGCGATTGGTACCTTCCGCCGACCGCTTTCTCCGTCTATCGGTTCGCCGATCCCCTCGATCCGGAGACGTTGGCGATCGAAGGTGGCTTCACCGACGTCATGTCGACCGAGGCAATCACGCTAAATCGCTATAAAGTGGTGTTCGAGTGGCTATGCACGGCGGCACTTAGCGCCTCGGACACCCTCTCCTGGCTGATCGAGGCGACGGGACGGCTGACCGAGGCGACGCCTCCATCCACAGTGGCGTTCGGGCCGGCAACGGCGCCGCCCCAACGCCGCCGGGAGTCGGGGCGACTGACGGACCGGTGA
- a CDS encoding WhiB family transcriptional regulator, translating into MSLALAPLDVSVEMEANLPCRKFDPDLWFSDSPTELELAKSLCGDCPLRVECLAGAVERAEPWGVWGGEIFERGAVVPRKRPRGRPRKEDVARDAALRVEAEARLAATGLSEVRGAVRLAA; encoded by the coding sequence ATGAGTCTGGCGTTGGCCCCCCTCGACGTGAGCGTCGAGATGGAGGCGAACCTGCCCTGCCGGAAGTTCGACCCCGACCTGTGGTTCTCCGACTCGCCCACCGAGCTCGAGCTGGCCAAGTCGCTCTGCGGGGACTGCCCGCTGCGCGTCGAGTGCCTGGCCGGAGCCGTTGAGCGAGCGGAGCCGTGGGGCGTCTGGGGCGGCGAGATCTTCGAGCGTGGCGCGGTTGTCCCGCGTAAGCGGCCCCGTGGCCGTCCGCGTAAGGAGGACGTCGCCCGTGACGCCGCGCTTCGGGTCGAGGCCGAGGCGCGCCTGGCGGCCACTGGGCTGTCCGAGGTGCGTGGCGCGGTCCGACTGGCAGCCTGA